From a single Brassica oleracea var. oleracea cultivar TO1000 chromosome C5, BOL, whole genome shotgun sequence genomic region:
- the LOC106344780 gene encoding uncharacterized protein LOC106344780: protein MRKVVVVDGTHLKGKYAGCLLTASAQDGNYQIFPLAFAVVDSENDSSWEWFFEQLSGFVEQDDELVFVSDRHTSIYKGLGKVYPGAGHCICVVHLKRNIRSNFRARHLEYLVAKAARTFRLQEFYITFNEIKTMDPACAEYLLDIGLEHWARSHFPGKRYNIMTSNLAESWNSVLREAREFPRTSTRCATRTEEAFTLTSIKKHVAVTSFRCLAAVIKAKISVESLVLPAYTIEGLRSAYAGNVLPVPDYTGVSDLVSDFRGMKLCPPVTRRPPERPKKQR from the exons ATGAGGAAAGTGGTGGTGGTTGATGGTACTCACTTGAAAGGAAAATATGCAGGGTGTTTACTGACTGCGTCTGCCCAAGATGGCAACTACCAGATATTCCCTCTAGCTTTTGCAGTAGTTGACAGCGAGAACGACTCCTCATGGGAGTGGTTTTTTGAGCAGTTGTCAGGATTTGTTGAGCAGGATGATGAGTTGGTGTTTGTATCTGACAGGCACACGTCTATATACAAAGGTCTTGGCAAG GTCTATCCGGGAGCAGGGCATTGTATCTGCGTGGTTCATTTGAAGAGAAACATAAGGTCAAATTTTAGAGCTCGACACCTGGAGTATCTCGTTGCTAAAGCAGCTAGGACCTTCAGATTGCAGGAATTCTATATAACTTTTAACGAGATTAAGACAATGGATCCGGCATGTGCTGAGTACTTACTTGATATAGGGTTAGAGCATTGGGCAAGATCACATTTCCCAGGGAAGAGATATAATATCATGACAAGCAACCTTGCGGAATCATGGAATTCTGTTTTGCGGGAAGCTAGAGAATTTCCG AGGACGAGTACGAGGTGCGCAACAAGAACGGAGGAAGCTTTCACGTTGACCTCGATAAAAAAACATGTAGCTGTTACGAGTTTCAGGTGCTTGGCTGCTGTAATCAAGGCAAAGATTAGCGTGGAATCGTTGGTGTTGCCTGCATACACTATTGAGGGACTAAGGTCGGCATATGCAGGGAATGTATTGCCAGTGCCTGACTACACAGGTGTGTCTGATTTGGTTTCTGACTTTCGTGGTATGAAATTGTGTCCTCCAGTGACAAGACGCCCACCTGAGAGGCCGAAGAAGCAGAG ATGA